tggtgcctcccacggagattttcaagacggactttgaagtcaaagcttcaagatgaagtcgggccatactagatcacatttatcttatgcatgttttaagttatttattgcttttaaatatgtcttaaaatgcatgagatcaaaagcttgattatgttgcatgattaaggattttagttcacttaaaatctaaccaacatagtaagagccttaagttccaaacttaaaaattgagttaaaaggtgccatgccaaaatatacacttgcttggatatcctttacatcaatctagtaatagttttcgctcagcgaggtgttacttattggtcctaaaggggcaaggtacacaaataattgtgagtacatgttagttttggtgaaactcaacgatataagtaaggagtccttttatgtcgtggcaaaatcgataggtttacctaataagttcttagacgtacctatcaaccaagaatagtttctagactattagcaaaaggcttttgcttacctaagatgttctaggattaagtcgacaaactgtgcttagttcttcaatgattttaggatcttggaatcattttattcacacctgccagaacacataacttgaataaaatgcttaataaacattgaattatgcatgtatgctagaatttaagtttattaagagaaactgtgaatggttatttatttgtttattcttttcaattgtagttttaatatggcaaacaacaatcaaaacatcatcatgggttctgagcttatggtcaagctgaacctgacaaattttcttgaatgggaagctaagctagttgaaatagtcaaactcaatggacttgagtatgtactgtcacatcccatgccaagctactatgccagagacatgacccctgagagattttacgcctgggatgcggatctcaaaaaggttatgagtctcatgctgaacaatatccctgatgattgggctaaaaggtttgtagcctatgaaccttttacgctcatcaagaatctgagggatatctgtcgtggaagtacggaggacagggacctgaacgtccatgagttgattgaatcaatgtctggtctaaaggttagttctcccaacaggtgttataggatggaggtccaagaaacacatgttcagctccttcgcactaaacagagggtaggcgtcccactgaggttccatgtggatcttatgtgttcatattttgatcgcctaagtctactaggaacaccaataagcgaaaggatggcagtctctgtcttgctgaattcactacacagtgggtttggtcgcttcaagcaactatacctaagtgaaccaagagaagaaacagttgcagaatttattcaccttgtcagaaaggctgaaatagtactggactgtgaagccaaagatttactcaaggctagaaagagaccattcaagaaaggtggaaagtccaagggcaatgctaaatcaaagcaggacaagtccacatcaagctgtctttattgtgatggaataggccattacaaaagagaatgtccaaagctaaaggaagatcagaagaacggaacagtcgttccatcttcaggtattttcgttatagactgtatacttgctaattcaacttcttgggtattagatacaggttgtggctcacacttatgttccaatccacagggactaagaagaagtagaaagttaagcaagggtgaagtcgacctacgagtgggaaatggagcacggattgctgcattagctgtaggaacttactatttgtcgttgccctccgggctagttttggaactggaagaatgtttccatgttccaagtcttactaaaaacatcatttcagtttcttgcttagatgctaagggattttcctttttaataaaagacaatagttgttcgttttattttaaagagatgttttatggatctgctagattagtcaatggactttatttattagatcacgacaaacaagtatataacataaataccaaaaaggccaaaaagaatgattcagatctcacctatctgtggcattgtcgattaggccatataaacttgaaacgcttagaaagtcttcaaaaggaaggaattctagaaccatttgacttagaggattatggtaaatgcgaatcatgtttacttggcaaaatgacaaagcaacctttctctaaagttggagaaaaagcaaatgaactattgggtttaatccatacagatgtatgtggaccaatgagtacaaatgctagaggtggtttcagctactttatcactttcactgatgacttcagtaggtatggttatgtctacctaatgaagcataagtctgaatcctttgacaaattcaaggaatttcagagtgaagtagagaatcaattaggcaagaagattaaggcactgcggtctgatagaggcggtgaatatctgagctatgaatttgatgaccatctgaaagaatgtggaattctatcagagttgactcctcctggaacaccacaatggaacggtgtgtcggaacggaggaacagaaccttgctagacatggtcaggtcaatgatgggtcaggccgaacttccattagaattttggggacatgcactaaatacagctgcactcactataaatagagctccgtctaaagctgtcgaaaagactccatacgaattatggtttggaaagcctccaaatgtgtcttttcttaagatttggggatgtgaagtatacgtcaaacgattaatttcagacaaacttcatccaaaatctgacaaatgtatccttgtgggctatccaaaggaaacaaaggggtattacttctacaatacatctgagaacaaggtgtttgttgctcgagatggtgtctttttggagaaggatcacatttccaaaatgacaagtgggagaaaagtagacctcgaagaaattcgagtcgaacaacaaactctagagaatgctcaagatgacattcaggatgaaactcagagatctttagaagaatctggtgagaatcatggtcaatctagaaatgttaccccgcgtagatcgcaaagatatagatctcaaccggaaaggtacttaggtattttgacgaacgagagctatgacgttctattacttgaaagtgatgaacctgcgacttacaaacaagctatgacgagccctagctccaagcaatggcaagaagccatgcaatctgaattagactccatgtctgaaaaccaagtatgggatttggtcgatttgccagatggctatcaagccattggaagcaaatgggttttcaaactgaaaaaggacaaggatgggaaacttgaagttttcaaagctagattggttgcaaaaggttacaggcaagtccacggtgtggattacgatgaaaccttttcaccagttgcaatgctaaagtctattcggataatgttagcaatcgctgcatattacgattacgaaatatggcagatggatgtcaaaactgctttcttaaacggcattttaacagaaactgtgtttatgacacagcctgaaggttttgaggatccaaagaatgctaaaaaggtatgcaagctaaagaagtcaatctacggattgaagcaggcatccaggagctggaatatacgttttgatgaagcagtcagtgactttggtttcatcaagaacgcagacgaatcttgtgtatacaagaaggtcagtgggagcaaaattgctttcctagtattatatgtcgacgacatattacttatcggaaatgacattcctatgttgaactctgtcaagatttggcttgggaaatgtttttcgatgaaggatctaggagaagcacagtacatattgggcatcaagatttacagagatagatctaaaaggatgattggacttagtcaaagcacttatatcaataaggtgcttgataggttcaagatggcggactccaagcgaggctacctacccatgtctcatggaatgactctaagcaagactcagtgcccaaaaacacttgatgagcgtagacgaatgaatgggattccatatgcatcattgattggttcaataatgtatgctatgatatgtacacgcccggatgttgcgtacgcactcagtgctacgagcagataccagtcagacccaggagaggcgcattggactgctgccaagaatattctgaagtacctgaaaaggcacaaagatgacttcctggtctatggtggagatgatgaattaattgttaaaggctatacggacgcaagtttccaaaccgacaaagatgatttcagatcacagtctgggtttgtcttcttcctcaacggaggagcagtaagctggaaaagtgctaagcaaagcaccattgcggattctacaactgaagcggagtacattgctgcacatgaagcagcaaaggaagctatatggctaaggaagttcataggtgaacttggtgtagtcccctccattaaaggaccaatagccctgtattgtgacaataacggagctattgcacaggcaaaagagcctagacaccaccagagagtcaagcatgtacttcgtagatttcaccttctacgagagttcgttgaaagaaaagaagtcgagataagcaaaattggaactgatgacaacatatcagatccattaactaaacctctgccgcaggcgaaacacaactcgcacactgcagctatgggaatcaagcatattggagaatggctttgatgtctctgtttaatgttttaaagttttagagtttaaatctttgtaaaacatttttggttaatcattcacaataaatgaaaagaattcatttttccatttaatttgtggtttattaaatgatgagtcccttcaatttgacgatatattcaagatagactgtcaggaccagtcctgtgactaagaaatgtctatcaagtgaacttgaatgtcaaaggttgaaaatggtccctagtcggagttttctataaaattggacgcatagaaaatgttagacgattagaatgcaagatgactagtagttctgtttcttgaactatgtggacatggcaatgttataatcatttgcatagatacttactttgggaagactagtatcggacaagacctatgaaactttactgtaagagatgaaaatctgtcataagtaaatttcattaaattattagacactaaatcctcaatacctgagtgatttgagattacttgtttgagaactggttgctttgacgttgaccaaccgtcgcaccgtaaaaggaggctataaaggcaacgctcaggtaatcacctatcaaacgaagtctaatctcaagatcgcaagattgggattgtcctcccatagttcgggatgagatgcttaaaagttgtacaaggccactcggagagctagaaactgtgaaatgcatggccgtgctcggatgaatcataggctatgattatctgtttatttgatcagttgaactctgaaaccgagaaacacctctggacataataaggatgacaactcttaccttatgttcaagagcaagcatcgagcgacaaaggaattaggaaatgcacacttgtccctaaggacaagtgggagactgaaggaaataatgcccttggtccaagtatgcattctatgttaagtctaataaatgcggttcagtattaattaacaagttaataattcagtgagatcaagtgagctgaatgcctagctagaggccgcttcagttcaagtggaattaatgatattaatccacagcttactcttgactgaacccgtagggtcacacaaatagtacgtaaacggatcaagtatttaatggcattaaatactctatctatggatattcggaatcgacggatcttggtttcagtgggagctgagatcgtcacaggcaagaaatgaatactccggaaacgatgatattgccggaaacggaaatatggatcgtatcggaaatataaatattatccaagtcgtagatgttgccggaaacggaaacatggtacgtatcggaaaatattatcggaaatggaaatattaccagaatcggaaatattgccggaaacggaaatattgtcagaatcggaaatattaccggaatcggaaaataattccggaaacggaaatattaaatatttgttcgaaacggaaattaattccggaatcggaaatgttaaatattgttcgtatcggaaatgaattccggaatcggaaatttaatcggaagcgtatcgtacgaataagcatcggacgaggcctgccggacgagggcccagcacgaagccagaccatcgcccagcaagccaagcgcgccacacaaacagccacgccaggcccagcgcaaggccaggcccagcaggccgtggcagcgcgcacagcgcgcgcagcgcgcgcgggtgcttgcgtgggcttgtggctcgcgcaggcctcgctgcgtgggctgctgctcgcacgcacgcatgggcggcccatcgaggctgccgtgtgtgtgtgcgtaagtgtttgtgttcgtgcacgtttcctaaaacgtgcagagttcggttaatgattaaattcctaattctatttgataaattaattaaattagagttcctgtaggattctaggtttaattaatttgtatctgaataggattccaattccctttccataaccctataaatatgtggcctgggttcacaatttaaaatgagtttcaaagtattcaaagtgagtttttgagagaaaaattcagccacacatcttgctcaaaagtgccgaaaattctagtaccttaagggcgattctagttggtcaatcttaaggcggatccggacgtgctgtggactatctacggagggacgacacttggagtcctaaagacttgttcttgctcggttcgggcgcagctagggagggcacgcaacaaagagtatgcatctaaattatgctatatgattatgtgtaaataatatgtaatcctgggttaatggttgtttccgcatgatttatgtaatatcatatgtatcataacctaacagattaaACCTTCATTTTCCTTCAATACTCACCCAACGCCCCATATTAAATCTAATGTGAACCTCTTTGATGGTGAATTGAAGACGAGGTTGATATATTAGCATCAAACATTGTTTAATTGGTAAGTATATAATTCCTTTAAtaacaacaaacaacaacattATCGTCCAACGGGTCAATTTGCTTACAAAAGTTCGAAATTCTCTTCGCTTTTATTGTGGCAAGGTGTTGACAACAATCTCCTCACTTTTGCTATGGGAACGTCATGAATTAATAATGATAGGAAATGGttgactttttaaaaaaatgatacACGTCCGGGATTTTGGTGAGAAAATTAATGTATACTCCGTATTGATTTTGAAGACCAACAATGGTCTTGGTAATTTGAACAAACTCACAaatgaagggaaggagaaagcaAGGTGGTTGTTACAGGGGGTTGATGGAGCCCAAAAGATGTGGCCGGGGCAAGTTGAGAAATTGGATTCCAGTGGAAGGGATGGGCAGTGGCGGCAGAGATGGTATTTGTTGTGGTGGTGCcacgaaagagagagaaaagcagCATGAGGGGTAAAATGCAAGAAGGAAGGAGGAGGAAAAAGTACAACGTAAAGGGAGGGACGGAAGGCGGGATGAACAAAAGTTGGTGTCTTGTCACCGTTTGAGAGGTAGTGTTGATTTTCTGGCAGACGACAGTATTTGGATACTTCGATGGTGGCGGTGGTTTGAAGCCAAAAATAAGAAAGGAACATAATGGAGGaaggaaaggaaaaataaaccgaaaataagaaagaaaataaaaaaaggtttTTTTAAACAAATAGATTACACGAATGATAAGATGACACGTGTACGTTCAAGTTACTTGTTGTATCGTTCTGGTGACCAATTaggtgcaataaaagttaaagcgatataaaggttggattattagataaaaatccaaatgttggattaataacggaaaatcgtcgaaaggttggattaataaatGTAATTTTTCCTTAATCTAACTCATTTGACAATATTAGGTTAAGTAAAACGATTAGTAAAAATAATATAACGTCACAAATTCCCTTGAGAGAGATACAAAgtgataaaaataataaattcatggtcaaactaacttaatatttattatttagggAAAATAATTTACTAAAGCAGTATATTACCACTAGTTCGATTATAAGTGAAAATCTTAGTTGTCAAGATTGATCTTGACTTTAAGAAATTTCTAGGATAATAAAACCCTTAAAGCTTGAAATGCATTagtctttaaaattttaaattacagTAGTAATTCGACGGCTCAATAacaaatttaaattcatttaccAAGTTAATAAAATCCCAAATCTATAATCTCGAATTACTTCCAAAAGAATTTTTTTAGGAACAGGTTTAATACTATAAGTATACTTGTCACGATATTAAAAATTGCTTAAAATGTGGCCTATTACAAATATATAGAAAATTTAGTACTTCGGATTACTTTGAAAAGGTACCCCTAAAGTTGGGTTTATTCTTAAACAATTAAGAAAcaaaagagatatcttaatttcaAAATGAGAAAACGGTAAAGGGATAAtgattcaaaaacaaaaacatattaaggtagtaaattccaataaatttttcataaggtagttgATATGTTAGTTTTATATATATAGAGTTTTTGCCCCCGTTCCATGTGCACTTTTGATCTTAATTGAGCTCTTCGGACCATTTTAGTGCTAATGTGTGTTGTGTAGTGTGCATAGTTGCATGATCATTATTTGATGGAAATCGGTCTTTTGAGACCCTTTTCTTATATCCCTAGATAGCTACACGGATCCCGAGCATGTTCGAGACGTTTTAGTCGACTTCAAGAggccacaaattcttatttaggCCCAAAGGAGTTAGACTTGGACCTAAAGGAAGGAAGCCCATGGAAACCAAGTTGATTACATCTGCGCCCGATGGCACTGGACAATGCCGCCCGACCGGGCAGAGCTGTCGGGTGTGATCAGACGGGCCGGGAAGAAAATCATACATGTTGCTGCTATTTTTTAGACGCGCCCGATCCGGCTAGCCAATCCGATCGGGCCCGTGCGTTTTCTTCCGGCTTTCCTTAGTTTGATTTGTTTTCTTGGTTTATTATGGAGTAGCCTATCAATACTCATGGGATTAAAAGCCTAAAACTATCTTATTTTCTACGCTTAgttttctttagtttattttccAAGCATAAATATCTCTCTCAAACTTTGTCATTTACATTACTCAATTTCAATTCAAGATTCAAGCATTCGTTCATCGATTCGCTATTCACTTTGGTGTATTCCTTTAATTTGATttctattatttattaattatgttatCCATTAATTTAAGGAAAATTTGACATGAATAATCACAACTTTAACCAGTCTTCTAAAAATAATCTAAATTTTggtttattttataataaacTCAACTTTAGGGGGTACCTTCTCAAAGTAATCCGATTATTAATTTTCTATATATTATAGACCTAAAATGGATTAATGTAGGCAAGAAAAGTGATAGTATGGTTTATTTTGAGAAGATCCCCTCAAAAGTTAGGATTATTCTGGAATAATCTAAAGTtgtgattattttgagaagaaaGATGAAAGTTGAAATTATTCATGTCAATTTTACCTTTAATTTTATATtctaaaaatatatatcgatacgaatctaacaagatccacaTTCCTACAATTTTTCTTAGGTTGGAATCACAAAAATTGAATAAAGGGTGTGAATAGTATTAAAAAACAagatggtgcgatatttatgaaacggaggaagtatcttAATTACAAAACAAAGCACACTTTAAGATAGTAAATaacaataaaattttcataaggtagtataTAAAAAAGTGGTAtattttttaaggtagtaaattaaaaataaaaaataaaaaataaaaacttaactCTAGCAATTTGAAGAAAAGGGTAATTACAGAATTTTTGGAGCAAATTCCAGAGTTGACCTGACAAGATGTGCCCTGCTAGAGCGGTACATAGATATAAGCTTGGAAAGATCAGCCGCTATTTTGTTATATTGATGAATTTTACTCTTAAAACCTCAGACGTCAAAAACTCGATCCAAACAATACTCACTTTCCAAAATGACACAAATCTTGATCCACAGGACCTAATTTAGCATTTCTTTCTGCCGTAGGCTCTTAGCAGCACATCGAATAGGGTTCccataagaaggaaaacaataTTAACACTGCCAAAATTTCAGCATGGTTGAAAATAAACAAGACACCGACAACCTTCACTAGCGCGCAAGCAAGATATATATACAGCTCAAAGCATTGGCAGTTGGCACACAAACAATGGGATTTGGGAAAGAGGAAAGAAACTTCCCCTAACACTATAATCCTCATAACTAATCAAAAAAGAAGAAACAGGATGGGGGAGGGGGTTGCAGGGGCAAGAGAAAAGAAAACAGATTTGCCTACAATATATGTGGAAGCTGAGAATCTAATCTTAGTTGCAGTTCCTTCAATTTAGTAGAGAGCTCAACCTTCTGCTCCTTGTAACCTTCCAGTAGATACTctttcccttcaattatttctttcagccctttgatttcttttttcAGCATATGAATTCTTTCCTTATCTACTCCTATACTTTTATCATGGAACCCAAAATTACCATCTCCGTTAAGAAATCCATTCACATGACCGTTTCTTTTCTCTGATGGTGAATTCGTGTCAGAAAGTTTTTCATTAGAGTCCCCATGTGCCAAACAATGATCTGCAATAGCTTTCCTCAGTCTTTGGATCTCTAGCTCGGAATCAAACAGTTCTTTGTTTGCAGAATCAAGCTGTGACTGTAAGTTGTCAGAATGAGACATCTGCGCATTAAGTGCATTCTGTAGTTCAGCAATCTGATCCTGCATCTCCACTACCAAGTCATCTCTTCGCTTTAACTGCTGTCTGAGTTTCTGTATTACATCTCGCTTACTAAACATGTCAGACCCAGATTCAGAGACACATGGCGAGTCTGAATTACTTGACTGATGGAAAGGTTTTGGTGGTGGGTCACCACGCTCTGGAGATGATACCCAAACCATGCTATATTCAGGTGTAGGAACAGTCACTAAAGGAAGTGACACCTCATGTTCTGTCAAAATTTGGCCATTTGCAGGACTCTTAACCTCCATTACACGTTCTCCTACATTAACAACCCAAATGATATTTTTATCATCAAacaaatacttcgtattagcCTCTTTCTATTTATCATCAAACAAATAGCAGGATCCTATAAACAAACATTGCAGTAATGTTGGAGTGCCTATAATTAGCCTTTTTTAGACTGTAGCAGATGAAATAACCAGACAAAATCAATCTTAGACCCATCAAGACTTCAAGAGGGTACAAATTTAGGTATGATATGCATCAGGTGCAAATGTTCAGGTAGGAAAATGCATAAATATACCCTGTAACCTGTATTATCTGGTCTGGATGAACCCATTGGATCAAGTACATTTTTCAGTGTTTAGTTTCTTCAACGAAATTAATACGTCAAAATGTGAATATTTGTAGCATCTACACCTATGACTTTGCCATTGATCAAATATAACAATCACATTGGCAAATAATAAAATCTAGAAGTACCAATTTTATATGAAAAAGACAACGCGGAAATGGAAGATGGACTCATAAAAGTACTGTAACAAATTAAAATGGGGATAAAAGAAAATTCATATCCACGTGTAATGAGTAAGATATATAGAGTGAGATCTGATATTGCCGTATAACTAATACGTCATTTCCTATCATGTACGGAGTACTAGGCTAATagcttatactccctccatttcaaaGTAATAGTACACTTCAGTTCTCATCAAAACCACGGAATTACCATGGAAATGACTGGAAAGTAACAGAGAGAAATAAAAAGGCAGAATCTTGGAAGAAAACAATAGTAATAAATGGGGGCGCGTTCTAGACAAGTGGGAAAAGTTTGGTTggaaatgaataaaataatgtGGGCAACGtttttataaagaaaaaaactGAATGTATGGCAAACATGTAttaaaatgaaaagggtgaagTGTAAGTGTGTAACCATTTTTTCAAAACAGCCAAACTAGAAAAATGTAACCCTTGTTtcaaaacggagggagtaccatttAATATAGAATCACTTAGATCAATCCACTGCAATCGGCAACCTAACCATTATATTACCAACTATTGGACTCCGGCAGTTTAGGGTTTCAGCTAGAGAAATACTCATCCCTAAGAAAGTCTGCTTACATCAGGCTCTAGTTTTGAGTCAAGTATTGACAGGTACAGGTAGTTATGCATCATCTGCTCGACTAACAACGATTTTTCTTTAATCATAGATACCAATAATTTGGAGCAACCGATAATTTTGATGCCTCTCTTCTCTACTCAGAACCAGCAGAAAACAGCAATACATATGTGTATCATTAATAGTTGAAGTTGATTTCCTTCATCTATCTTGAACAAGATTCCATCGACCAATCAAGGTGAAAGGGATCCCATAGTTGGTTGTTAAGTAGTCACTGATCAAGGG
This genomic stretch from Spinacia oleracea cultivar Varoflay chromosome 3, BTI_SOV_V1, whole genome shotgun sequence harbors:
- the LOC110782555 gene encoding uncharacterized protein isoform X2, producing MKSRSSNEVRAQRPKSTQGEGPNWVLVVGGALLSTLSVRLGFKLKQALDSKQQDNAILKGNERSVGRRLGNCRSNSSLHSFGLDENSCFNCASGERVMEVKSPANGQILTEHEVSLPLVTVPTPEYSMVWVSSPERGDPPPKPFHQSSNSDSPCVSESGSDMFSKRDVIQKLRQQLKRRDDLVVEMQDQIAELQNALNAQMSHSDNLQSQLDSANKELFDSELEIQRLRKAIADHCLAHGDSNEKLSDTNSPSEKRNGHVNGFLNGDGNFGFHDKSIGVDKERIHMLKKEIKGLKEIIEGKEYLLEGYKEQKVELSTKLKELQLRLDSQLPHIL
- the LOC110782555 gene encoding uncharacterized protein isoform X1, yielding MKSRSSNEVRAQRPKSTQGEGPNWVLVVGGALLSTLSVRLGFKLKQALDSKQQDNAILKGNERSVGRRLGNCRSNSSLHSFGLDENSCFNCASGSDFHKRNTFGERVMEVKSPANGQILTEHEVSLPLVTVPTPEYSMVWVSSPERGDPPPKPFHQSSNSDSPCVSESGSDMFSKRDVIQKLRQQLKRRDDLVVEMQDQIAELQNALNAQMSHSDNLQSQLDSANKELFDSELEIQRLRKAIADHCLAHGDSNEKLSDTNSPSEKRNGHVNGFLNGDGNFGFHDKSIGVDKERIHMLKKEIKGLKEIIEGKEYLLEGYKEQKVELSTKLKELQLRLDSQLPHIL